A genomic region of Pyrus communis chromosome 14, drPyrComm1.1, whole genome shotgun sequence contains the following coding sequences:
- the LOC137715619 gene encoding uncharacterized protein gives MEKLLLALLSQRQDATPIWAMSGCLGLDGDLELWKRSIKQIRFRKKTPHLLPAMLSGRSIGNQSLQIRCLLATLEKRAHAPLKEITLVRTPGANSTSKHHNVIKQMKIVVKVPMHCDKCRTKALKIAAAAHGVSKVSIEGANKDHVEVIGDDVDSVCLTRSLRKKLGCSCTIIKVEEVKPADKPGKKPPDEPVKKPPPCPCPCPAPPPCPCPAPKPCPAPPPCPAPCPAPPPCPCPAPKPCPCPAPPPCPCPAPKPCPAPPPCSAPSPSCVQNCCATQFRPMYCEVVHEYPEPTTCSIM, from the exons ATGGAGAAGTTACTTCTCGCTTTACTTTCACAAC GTCAAGATGCGACACCTATCTGGGCAATGTCTGGATGTCTAGGCTTGGATGGAGACTTGGAATTATGGAAGAG GTCAATCAAGCAGATAAGATTTAGAAAGAAAACTCCACATCTATTGCCAGCAATGCTCAGTGGGAGAAGTATAGGAAACCAAAGCTTACAAATCCGATGCCTTTTAG CAACTTTGGAGAAAAGAGCTCATGCGCCACTGAAGGAGATCACATTAGTCAGGACTCCAGGGGCAAATTCAACAAGCAAACATCATAACGTGATAAAG CAAATGAAGATCGTTGTGAAGGTGCCAATGCACTGCGACAAATGCAGAACCAAGGCCTTGAAGATTGCAGCTGCTGCACACG GTGTTAGTAAAGTGTCGATAGAAGGAGCAAACAAAGATCATGTGGAGGTGATAGGGGATGATGTAGACTCGGTTTGCTTGACGAGGTCATTGAGGAAAAAGCTCGGCTGTTCCTGCACCATAATCAAAGTTGAAGAAGTGAAGCCGGCAGATAAACCTGGGAAAAAGCCTCCAGATGAACCTGTGAAAAAGCCTCCACCTTGTCCTTGTCCTTGTCCAGCTCCTCCACCTTGTCCTTGTCCAGCTCCTAAACCTTGTCCAGCTCCTCCACCTTGTCCAGCTCCTTGTCCAGCTCCTCCACCTTGTCCTTGTCCAGCTCCTAAACCTTGTCCTTGTCCAGCTCCTCCACCTTGTCCTTGTCCAGCTCCTAAACCTTGTCCAGCTCCTCCACCTTGTTCAGCTCCTTCACCAAGCTGTGTTCAAAACTGTTGCGCTACCCAGTTTCGTCCAATGTACTGTGAAGTGGTTCATGAATATCCAGAACCAACCACTTGCTCCATAATGTAA